The following coding sequences lie in one Pseudomonas syringae CC1557 genomic window:
- a CDS encoding helix-turn-helix domain-containing protein — translation MEKNLFDRLVESMTEMDEIDRGERRPSREFHIDALQVKKIRQATGLSQATFAKRIDVAVGTLRNWEQGRREPEGPARALLRAIHNDPEHVLAALSFNGDELADTKLN, via the coding sequence ATGGAAAAAAATCTCTTTGATCGCCTTGTAGAAAGCATGACCGAGATGGACGAGATAGATCGCGGTGAGCGTCGGCCCTCGCGTGAATTCCATATCGATGCCCTTCAAGTCAAAAAAATCAGACAAGCGACAGGTCTTTCCCAGGCAACCTTTGCCAAGCGCATTGATGTCGCAGTCGGGACACTTCGTAATTGGGAGCAGGGACGACGCGAACCTGAGGGGCCAGCGCGTGCATTGCTTCGAGCGATACACAATGATCCCGAGCACGTTCTTGCAGCATTGAGTTTTAACGGGGATGAACTCGCAGACACGAAGCTGAACTGA
- the mprF gene encoding bifunctional lysylphosphatidylglycerol flippase/synthetase MprF: protein MRDNTSDSHKAVDAEPPSTPPRLQWRELLSKYRQPIGLAVMLLLFGLALIACRHMLVEMDWYALHDSLFAVPLPALGGALLAAVVGYVILMGYELSASRYANVDLPVKTLLLGGFTSFAIGNAVGLSMLSGGSVRYRLYSRYGVGAIEIARMTVFASLSLGCALPPLAALATLSNLSGASLALKLPVEILAVVATAVLAGSLLLAVFIYRRRLPEQDIPHNILVRLGRRTLRLPDLKLTLIQLVITALDVAAAAMVLYLLLPHAPPLGAFILIYLLALAAGVLSHVPGGVGVFEAILLAAFANELGAAPLAAALLLYRLIYVVLPLLLACLTLLFTEAQRLLPTKQAMRVASGLAAPILALLVFLSGVVLLFSGATPEIDTRLENVGFMIPHRLIDASHFGASLVGVLCLLLAQGLRRRLSAAWMLTVILLLVGALLSMLKGFDWEEASLLLLTAGLLAIFRRSFYRPSRLLELPFSPLYLIASICVVGASIWLLLFAYQDVPYSHQLWWQFTLDADAPRGLRSALGSAVLLVVVSLTWLLRTARPVIKLPDPEDLDKAAEILKASSQPDGGLVLTGDKAILFHPAGNAFLMYAHRGRSLVALYDPIGPTQQRAELIWQFRDLCDVHHARPVFYQVRAENLPFYMDIGLTAIKLGEEARVDLRRFDIDAKGKEMKDLRYTWNRGGRDGLSLEIYEPGQAPIDELKVISDAWLTGKNVREKGFSLGRFSPGYLKYFRIAIVHFQGKPVAFSNLLETTSPELASLDLMRSHPDAPKLTMEFMMVGLILHYKAQGYARFSLGMVPLSGLQPRRGAPITQRLGSMIFRRGEQLYNFQGLRRFKDKFQPDWEPRYMAVPAGLDPLVALADTAALIAGGLTGLVKR, encoded by the coding sequence ATGCGCGACAACACGTCAGATTCCCATAAAGCAGTTGATGCCGAACCACCCAGCACCCCTCCGCGCCTGCAATGGCGGGAACTGCTAAGCAAATACCGACAGCCTATCGGGCTGGCGGTGATGTTGCTGTTGTTCGGCCTGGCCCTGATTGCCTGCCGCCACATGCTGGTCGAAATGGACTGGTATGCGCTGCACGACTCGCTGTTCGCGGTCCCCCTGCCCGCCTTGGGCGGAGCACTGCTGGCTGCGGTGGTCGGCTACGTCATTCTGATGGGCTATGAACTGTCCGCCAGTCGGTATGCCAACGTCGACCTACCAGTCAAAACGCTGCTGCTCGGCGGCTTCACTTCATTTGCCATCGGCAATGCGGTGGGCCTTTCGATGTTGTCTGGCGGATCGGTGCGCTACCGCCTGTATTCACGCTATGGCGTGGGCGCGATCGAAATTGCCCGGATGACTGTGTTTGCCAGCCTGTCGCTAGGCTGCGCATTGCCACCGCTGGCTGCACTGGCGACGCTGAGCAATCTGTCCGGCGCGTCACTGGCGCTCAAGCTTCCGGTCGAAATTCTGGCTGTCGTTGCCACAGCGGTTCTGGCTGGCAGTCTGCTGCTGGCGGTCTTTATCTACCGCCGTCGCTTGCCGGAACAGGACATCCCGCACAACATCCTGGTCCGCCTTGGTCGTCGCACCCTGCGTCTGCCGGACTTGAAGCTGACCCTGATCCAGCTGGTGATTACCGCACTGGACGTCGCAGCTGCAGCGATGGTGCTTTATCTACTGCTGCCGCATGCGCCGCCACTCGGCGCGTTCATCCTGATTTACCTGTTGGCTCTGGCTGCGGGCGTACTCAGCCATGTGCCTGGTGGCGTCGGCGTGTTCGAGGCGATCCTGCTGGCGGCGTTTGCCAACGAACTGGGCGCTGCGCCACTGGCCGCTGCGCTGCTGCTGTACCGCCTGATCTACGTGGTATTGCCGCTGCTGCTGGCCTGTCTGACCCTGTTGTTTACCGAAGCCCAGCGCCTGCTGCCAACCAAACAGGCCATGCGCGTCGCCTCGGGATTGGCAGCGCCCATTCTGGCACTCCTGGTTTTCTTGTCGGGGGTGGTGCTGCTCTTCTCTGGTGCCACCCCTGAAATCGATACCCGACTGGAAAACGTCGGCTTCATGATTCCGCACCGACTGATCGATGCCTCGCACTTCGGTGCCAGTCTGGTCGGCGTGCTGTGTCTGCTGCTCGCCCAAGGCTTGCGCCGTCGGCTATCCGCAGCGTGGATGCTGACGGTGATTCTGCTGTTGGTGGGCGCGCTGCTGTCGATGCTAAAAGGTTTCGACTGGGAGGAAGCCAGTCTGCTGCTGTTGACCGCGGGCCTGCTGGCAATCTTCCGCCGCTCGTTCTATCGCCCGAGCCGCCTGCTGGAGTTGCCGTTCTCGCCACTCTATCTGATCGCCAGCATCTGTGTGGTCGGTGCCTCGATCTGGCTGCTGCTGTTCGCTTATCAGGACGTGCCCTACAGCCATCAGCTGTGGTGGCAGTTCACGCTTGATGCCGACGCGCCGCGTGGCCTGCGCTCAGCCCTTGGCAGTGCAGTGCTGCTGGTCGTGGTGTCCTTGACCTGGCTGCTGCGCACTGCAAGGCCGGTGATCAAGCTGCCCGACCCCGAGGATCTGGACAAGGCAGCTGAAATTCTCAAGGCCTCCAGCCAGCCCGATGGCGGACTGGTGCTGACCGGCGACAAGGCCATTCTGTTTCACCCGGCGGGTAATGCGTTTCTGATGTATGCGCATCGCGGACGCAGCCTGGTAGCGCTTTACGACCCGATTGGACCGACTCAGCAGCGTGCCGAACTGATCTGGCAATTCCGGGACCTGTGCGACGTGCATCATGCCCGCCCGGTGTTCTACCAGGTGCGTGCAGAGAACCTGCCGTTTTACATGGACATCGGCCTGACAGCCATCAAGCTCGGCGAAGAAGCCCGCGTGGACCTGCGCCGCTTTGACATCGACGCCAAGGGCAAGGAAATGAAAGACCTGCGTTACACCTGGAATCGGGGTGGGCGCGATGGTCTCTCGCTGGAAATCTACGAACCGGGCCAAGCGCCGATCGATGAGTTGAAAGTGATTTCCGATGCCTGGCTGACCGGCAAAAACGTGCGCGAAAAAGGCTTCTCGCTGGGCCGCTTCAGCCCCGGTTACCTGAAATATTTCCGCATCGCCATCGTCCACTTTCAAGGCAAGCCAGTCGCCTTTTCCAACCTGCTGGAAACCACCAGCCCGGAACTGGCCAGCCTGGACCTCATGCGTTCTCACCCGGATGCACCGAAGCTGACCATGGAATTCATGATGGTCGGCCTGATCCTGCATTACAAAGCCCAGGGCTATGCGCGCTTCAGCCTGGGCATGGTGCCGCTGTCCGGCCTGCAACCACGAAGGGGCGCGCCGATCACCCAGCGCCTGGGTTCGATGATCTTCCGTCGTGGTGAACAGCTCTATAACTTCCAGGGACTGCGCCGCTTCAAGGACAAGTTCCAGCCAGACTGGGAACCTCGCTATATGGCCGTGCCTGCCGGACTCGATCCGCTGGTCGCACTGGCTGACACCGCCGCCCTGATTGCGGGCGGCCTGACTGGATTGGTGAAACGCTGA
- the dinB gene encoding DNA polymerase IV — MTQRKIIHIDCDCFYAAIEMRDEPELAGKPLAVGGSADRRGVIATCNYEARAYGVRSAMSSRHALKLCPDLTIVKPRMDAYKEASREIHTIFRDYTDLIEPLSLDEAFLDVSDAGHFSGSATRIAQDIRRRVSNQLHITVSAGVAPNKFLAKIASDWKKPNGLFVITPDQVEDFVASLPVTKLHGVGKVTADKLGRLGILDCADLRGRSKLALVREFGSFGERLWSLAHGIDDRPVHNDSRRQSVSVENTYDTDLPDLAACLEKLPALLETLTTRMGRMEGQYRPGKPFVKVKFHDFTQTTLEQSGAGRDLGSYEQLLTQAFARGGKPVRLLGVGVRLHDLRAAHEQLELFSP, encoded by the coding sequence ATGACGCAGCGCAAGATCATCCACATCGACTGTGACTGCTTCTACGCAGCCATTGAAATGCGCGACGAGCCCGAACTCGCAGGCAAGCCTCTGGCGGTGGGCGGCTCGGCAGATCGACGCGGGGTGATTGCTACCTGTAACTATGAGGCGCGTGCGTATGGCGTGCGCTCAGCCATGTCTTCCCGGCACGCGCTCAAGCTGTGTCCAGACCTGACGATCGTCAAGCCGCGCATGGATGCCTATAAAGAAGCATCACGCGAAATCCACACCATCTTCCGGGACTACACCGACCTTATAGAGCCGTTGTCACTGGACGAAGCATTCCTGGATGTGTCGGATGCCGGCCACTTTTCCGGCAGTGCCACGCGCATCGCGCAGGACATCCGCCGTCGGGTTTCGAATCAGTTGCATATCACGGTATCGGCAGGCGTGGCGCCCAACAAGTTTCTGGCCAAGATCGCCAGTGACTGGAAGAAACCCAATGGGTTATTCGTGATTACCCCGGATCAGGTTGAAGATTTTGTTGCCTCACTGCCCGTGACCAAATTGCATGGTGTAGGAAAGGTCACCGCAGACAAGCTGGGTCGACTGGGTATCCTCGACTGCGCGGATCTGCGAGGCCGCAGCAAGCTCGCACTGGTGCGCGAGTTCGGCAGTTTTGGTGAGCGTCTCTGGAGTCTGGCGCACGGGATAGATGATCGTCCGGTGCATAACGACAGTCGCCGTCAGTCTGTCAGTGTCGAAAATACCTACGATACCGACTTGCCTGATCTGGCGGCCTGTCTTGAAAAACTGCCTGCCTTACTGGAAACCCTGACAACGCGCATGGGCCGAATGGAAGGGCAGTACCGGCCCGGCAAGCCGTTCGTCAAAGTGAAATTCCATGATTTCACTCAGACGACGCTTGAGCAGTCCGGGGCTGGCAGGGATCTGGGCAGCTATGAGCAGTTGCTGACCCAGGCATTTGCCCGTGGCGGCAAGCCGGTTCGACTGCTGGGTGTCGGGGTGCGCCTGCACGATCTGCGTGCAGCGCACGAACAGCTGGAATTGTTCTCGCCTTAA
- a CDS encoding potassium transporter Kup, with the protein MSQANSHADAGGTAKPIGLLIAAVGVVYGDIGTSPLYTLKEVFQGGYGVDVTHDAILGVLSLIFWSLIWVVSFKYMAFVLRADNQGEGGIMALMALARRASAKHPRLQMMMVVFGLFGAALFYGDSMITPAVSVLSAMEGLELAFDGLEHWIVPMALIVLVGLFLIQRHGTARIGVLFGPVMVVWFLVLGALGVYGIMQSPEVLKAVNPAWGVHFFIIHPGIGVAILGAVVLALTGAEALYADMGHFGRKPISRAWFILVLPALLLNYFGQGALVLGNPEAVRNPFYLLAPGWALLPLIGLSTMATIIASQAVISGAFSMTLQAIQLGYIPRMHIQHTSSDAQGQIYIGAVNWALMAGVIMLVIGFESSGALASAYGVAVTGTMLCTTILVSTVMLMLWKWPPLLAVPLLICLLLVDGLFFAANVPKIFQGGAFPVLAGAVLFILMTTWKRGKQLLAERIDEGGLPLPIFIGSIRVQPPHRVQGTAVFLTARSDAVPHALLHNMLHNQVLHEQVVLLTVVYEDTPRVPAAQRFEVESYGEGFYRVILHFGFIDEPDVPAALTLCHLAELDFSPMRTTYFLSRETVIPSKMDGMARWREALFAFMLKNANGNLRFFKLPFNRVIELGTQVEM; encoded by the coding sequence ATGAGTCAAGCAAACAGTCATGCCGATGCCGGAGGCACTGCGAAGCCCATAGGGCTGCTGATCGCAGCAGTGGGGGTGGTTTATGGGGATATTGGCACCAGCCCGCTGTACACCCTCAAGGAAGTGTTTCAGGGCGGCTACGGTGTGGACGTGACCCACGACGCGATACTCGGCGTGTTGTCGCTGATCTTCTGGTCGCTGATCTGGGTGGTGTCTTTCAAGTACATGGCGTTCGTGCTGCGTGCCGACAACCAGGGCGAAGGCGGCATCATGGCGCTGATGGCGCTGGCCCGTCGGGCATCCGCCAAGCATCCCAGGCTGCAAATGATGATGGTGGTGTTCGGTTTGTTCGGCGCTGCGCTGTTCTACGGCGACAGCATGATCACCCCGGCCGTCTCGGTACTCTCGGCAATGGAAGGGCTGGAGCTGGCCTTCGACGGACTTGAACACTGGATCGTGCCCATGGCGCTGATTGTGCTGGTGGGGCTGTTTCTGATTCAGCGTCATGGCACCGCGCGCATCGGGGTGCTGTTCGGGCCAGTGATGGTGGTCTGGTTTCTGGTGCTGGGCGCGCTGGGTGTGTACGGCATCATGCAGTCGCCGGAAGTGCTCAAGGCTGTCAATCCGGCATGGGGCGTTCATTTTTTCATCATTCATCCCGGAATCGGCGTCGCCATTCTGGGCGCTGTTGTGCTGGCCTTGACCGGTGCCGAAGCGCTATACGCCGACATGGGCCACTTTGGTCGCAAGCCGATCTCCCGCGCCTGGTTCATCCTCGTATTGCCCGCGCTGCTGCTCAATTATTTCGGGCAGGGCGCATTGGTGCTGGGTAACCCTGAAGCGGTACGTAACCCGTTCTACCTGCTGGCGCCTGGCTGGGCACTGTTGCCGCTGATCGGGCTGTCGACGATGGCCACCATCATCGCCTCTCAGGCAGTGATCTCCGGTGCGTTCTCGATGACGTTGCAGGCCATTCAACTGGGTTACATCCCGCGGATGCACATTCAGCACACGTCCAGTGACGCACAAGGGCAGATTTATATCGGTGCCGTGAACTGGGCGCTGATGGCGGGTGTGATCATGCTGGTCATCGGCTTCGAGTCGTCCGGTGCGCTTGCTTCTGCTTACGGCGTTGCGGTCACCGGGACCATGCTCTGCACCACGATTCTGGTGTCGACGGTCATGCTGATGCTCTGGAAGTGGCCGCCTTTGCTGGCTGTACCGCTGTTGATCTGCCTGTTGCTGGTGGACGGTCTGTTCTTCGCTGCCAACGTGCCGAAGATTTTCCAGGGCGGCGCTTTCCCTGTGCTTGCCGGAGCGGTGCTGTTTATTCTCATGACCACCTGGAAGCGCGGCAAACAACTGCTGGCCGAGCGCATCGACGAGGGCGGGCTGCCATTGCCGATCTTCATCGGCAGCATTCGCGTGCAGCCACCACATCGTGTGCAGGGTACGGCCGTGTTCCTGACCGCACGTTCGGACGCGGTCCCCCATGCGCTGCTGCATAACATGCTGCATAACCAGGTGTTGCATGAGCAGGTGGTGCTGCTGACGGTGGTGTATGAAGACACGCCGCGTGTGCCTGCCGCACAGCGTTTCGAGGTGGAATCCTACGGTGAAGGCTTTTATCGGGTCATTCTCCACTTCGGTTTCATTGACGAGCCGGATGTACCTGCTGCGCTGACGTTGTGTCACTTGGCCGAGCTGGATTTCAGCCCGATGCGCACCACCTACTTCCTCAGTCGAGAAACAGTGATCCCGTCCAAGATGGATGGCATGGCCCGTTGGCGTGAGGCGCTGTTCGCCTTCATGCTCAAGAATGCCAACGGTAACCTGCGCTTCTTCAAGCTGCCGTTCAACCGTGTGATCGAGCTGGGTACGCAGGTCGAGATGTAA
- a CDS encoding virulence factor family protein, protein MIRRSWRLLLAVLVIVLLAVALGIWIWNRPAPPASLEHLNLEGGAPLTSVTPATSVKTRIALAVTAEEMLTDKQLLAVSKDASARIIQVVLPKDDCVLQQKTFQAALQKLDGPAQVVGGIGPGATLAWRWLAEQTDDKAQAISVGFALEHVSNPPPVLEEDEKPPQICDVPLPQKAPHGHWLAAWNDAPDDPSAAFVRDQSNADTSISDYDIPLPQVLNTELRHLLLGENDSGGLGIPVVEVPASQPSDTVTLFMSGDGGWRDLDKVVAGDMAKMGYPVVGIDVLRYYWEHKTPEQTAVDLTDLMNHYRQKWGTKRFILAGYSFGADVMPAIYNRLSADDQNRVDAIILLAFARTGSFEIHVDGWLGNAGKEATTGQEMAKLPAAKVFCVYGVEEKKDSGCTDTTAVGEAVQLPGGHHFDEDYPALAKRLIDAINKRQGKAAAQ, encoded by the coding sequence ATGATTCGACGCTCCTGGCGCCTTTTGCTTGCAGTACTGGTAATTGTTCTTTTAGCCGTGGCTTTGGGAATATGGATCTGGAACCGCCCCGCTCCACCTGCATCGCTGGAACACCTGAACCTGGAAGGCGGCGCGCCGCTGACCAGCGTGACACCGGCTACAAGCGTCAAAACCCGCATTGCACTGGCTGTTACCGCTGAGGAGATGCTTACCGACAAGCAGTTACTGGCCGTCAGCAAAGACGCGTCGGCACGCATCATTCAGGTGGTGTTGCCCAAGGATGACTGTGTCCTGCAACAGAAGACCTTTCAGGCCGCGCTGCAGAAGCTCGACGGCCCCGCACAGGTTGTCGGCGGTATAGGCCCTGGTGCAACACTGGCGTGGCGCTGGCTGGCCGAACAGACCGATGACAAGGCCCAGGCCATCTCGGTGGGCTTTGCGCTTGAGCACGTCTCCAATCCTCCGCCAGTTCTGGAAGAGGACGAGAAACCGCCACAAATCTGTGACGTGCCGCTGCCACAGAAAGCGCCTCACGGGCACTGGCTGGCAGCATGGAACGATGCTCCGGATGATCCAAGTGCGGCCTTCGTGCGCGATCAGAGCAATGCCGATACGAGCATCAGTGACTACGACATTCCCCTGCCGCAGGTTCTCAATACTGAACTGCGTCATCTGCTGCTCGGCGAGAACGACAGCGGTGGCCTGGGCATTCCAGTCGTGGAAGTCCCGGCCAGCCAACCGTCCGATACCGTGACGTTGTTCATGTCCGGCGACGGCGGCTGGCGCGACCTGGACAAGGTAGTGGCGGGTGACATGGCCAAGATGGGCTATCCAGTGGTTGGCATCGACGTGCTGCGCTACTACTGGGAGCACAAGACCCCGGAGCAGACCGCCGTGGATCTGACCGACCTGATGAACCACTACCGGCAGAAATGGGGCACCAAGCGTTTCATCCTGGCAGGTTACTCATTCGGCGCGGACGTCATGCCGGCGATCTACAACCGTCTGTCCGCTGACGACCAGAACCGGGTCGACGCGATCATTCTGCTGGCCTTCGCCCGCACCGGCAGCTTCGAGATTCACGTTGACGGCTGGCTCGGCAACGCAGGCAAGGAAGCGACCACCGGGCAGGAAATGGCAAAACTGCCGGCTGCCAAGGTGTTCTGCGTCTATGGCGTCGAAGAGAAGAAGGACAGCGGCTGCACCGACACCACCGCAGTCGGCGAGGCGGTTCAGTTGCCTGGCGGTCATCACTTCGATGAGGACTACCCGGCACTGGCCAAACGCCTGATCGACGCCATCAACAAGCGTCAGGGCAAGGCCGCCGCCCAGTAA
- a CDS encoding catalase family protein, with translation MTQRDLTVQPLRFQPSFEVIPDDEAQTSQQLVEAMHSILETTFQDTGHAIRSVHAKAHGLLRGHIQVYDDLPEPLAQGAFAKPGSLPVIMRFSTNPGDILDDKVSTPRGLAIKLVGVEGARLPGSAAATTQDFVMQNAKAFTAKDPKAFLKTLKLLARTTDKAPGMKKALSAVLRGIESVIESAGGESGTLKSLGGHPTTHVLGETFNTVVPFLYGPYYAKLSVVPISPELVALTDQAVDLKDNPDGLREAIKAFFLENDASWEVRIQLATDPEKMPIEDASVVWPEDLSPYVAVARIDVPRQSSWSEKSVQEIDEAMAFSPWHGLEAHRPLGGVMRVRKPAYEHSAGFRRQHNGCPMHEPRG, from the coding sequence ATGACCCAGCGAGATCTGACTGTCCAGCCGTTACGCTTCCAGCCTTCGTTTGAAGTCATCCCGGATGATGAAGCGCAGACCAGCCAACAACTGGTCGAAGCGATGCATTCCATCCTGGAAACCACTTTTCAGGACACCGGACACGCCATTCGTAGCGTGCATGCCAAAGCTCACGGGCTGCTGCGTGGCCACATTCAAGTGTATGACGACCTGCCCGAGCCCTTGGCGCAAGGTGCATTCGCGAAACCCGGCAGCCTGCCGGTCATCATGCGATTTTCAACCAACCCTGGCGATATCCTCGACGACAAAGTCTCAACACCGAGAGGTCTTGCCATCAAGTTGGTCGGCGTCGAGGGTGCACGACTGCCTGGTAGTGCAGCGGCAACGACTCAGGACTTCGTCATGCAAAACGCCAAGGCATTCACCGCCAAAGACCCCAAGGCATTCTTGAAGACCCTGAAGTTGCTGGCCAGGACAACTGACAAAGCGCCCGGCATGAAGAAGGCACTGTCTGCCGTATTGCGCGGTATCGAGTCCGTGATCGAATCCGCAGGAGGTGAAAGCGGCACGTTGAAAAGCCTCGGCGGACACCCGACTACCCATGTACTTGGCGAGACCTTCAACACTGTTGTGCCCTTTCTGTACGGGCCTTACTACGCCAAGCTGAGCGTAGTACCGATCTCCCCCGAGCTGGTGGCGCTGACTGACCAGGCCGTGGATCTGAAAGATAATCCGGACGGCTTGCGCGAAGCCATAAAAGCGTTCTTCCTCGAAAACGATGCCAGCTGGGAAGTACGTATCCAGCTCGCCACAGATCCGGAAAAGATGCCTATTGAGGACGCATCGGTCGTTTGGCCGGAAGACCTCAGCCCTTACGTCGCGGTGGCCAGAATCGACGTTCCCCGTCAGTCCTCATGGTCTGAAAAAAGCGTTCAGGAAATCGATGAAGCCATGGCCTTCAGTCCATGGCACGGCCTGGAAGCACATCGCCCGCTGGGCGGAGTCATGCGCGTGCGCAAACCTGCCTATGAACACTCTGCCGGGTTTCGCAGGCAGCATAACGGCTGCCCAATGCATGAGCCGCGGGGCTGA
- a CDS encoding proline--tRNA ligase: MRTSQFLLATQKETPSDAVVVSHQLMLRAGMIRKLASGLYTWLPMGLRVLRKVEAIVREEMNAAGALEILMPGIQPAELWQESGRWEEYGPELMRLVDRHNREFCLGPTHEEVITDLARNELNSYKQLPINMYQIQTKFRDEIRPRFGLMRGREFVMKDAYSFHADTASLQVTYDRMHLAYSNIFSRLGLKFRPVEADNGSIGGAGSHEFHVLAESGEDDIVFSNGSDYAANIEKAEAVPRETSRPAATEELRLVDTPNTKTIAQLVEGFGLSIEKTVKTLVVHAAEEGKLIALIIRGDHELNEIKASQQALVASPLVMASEAELRDAIGAGAGSLGPLNLPLPCIIDRSVELMSDFSVGANIDDKHYFGVNWERDLPVPTVADLRNVVAGDPSPDGKGTLEIKRGIEVGHIFQLGTKYSEAMKCQVLGENGKPVNLAMGCYGIGVSRVVAAAIEQNSDENGIIWNDTLAPFQIALIPLRYETDAVREATDRLYAELTAAGFEVLLDDRDKKTSPGIKFADMELIGIPHRIVVSDRGLAEGNLEYKSRTESQPQAIAVADVLSFIQGRVNR, from the coding sequence ATGCGCACCAGTCAATTTTTGCTCGCCACACAGAAAGAAACCCCTTCCGATGCGGTCGTGGTCAGCCATCAGCTGATGCTGCGTGCCGGCATGATCCGCAAGCTGGCATCCGGTCTTTATACCTGGCTGCCCATGGGCCTGCGTGTACTGCGCAAGGTCGAAGCCATCGTTCGTGAAGAAATGAACGCCGCTGGTGCACTTGAAATTCTGATGCCCGGCATTCAGCCAGCAGAGCTATGGCAGGAATCGGGACGCTGGGAGGAGTACGGCCCGGAGCTGATGCGTCTGGTCGACCGCCATAATCGTGAATTCTGCCTGGGCCCGACCCACGAAGAAGTCATTACCGATCTGGCACGCAACGAGCTCAACAGCTATAAGCAGCTGCCAATCAACATGTACCAGATCCAGACCAAATTCCGTGACGAAATCCGCCCACGCTTCGGCCTGATGCGTGGACGCGAGTTCGTCATGAAAGACGCTTACTCGTTCCATGCTGACACCGCATCGCTGCAGGTCACTTATGACCGCATGCACCTCGCGTACAGCAACATCTTCAGCCGGCTGGGCCTGAAATTCCGCCCGGTCGAAGCCGACAACGGATCAATCGGCGGCGCAGGCTCGCACGAGTTTCACGTCCTGGCCGAATCCGGCGAAGACGATATCGTGTTCAGCAACGGCTCTGATTACGCGGCCAACATCGAAAAAGCCGAGGCAGTCCCACGCGAGACGTCTCGACCAGCCGCTACCGAAGAGCTACGCCTAGTCGACACGCCGAATACCAAGACCATCGCGCAACTGGTCGAAGGTTTTGGGCTGTCCATCGAAAAAACCGTGAAGACGCTGGTGGTCCACGCTGCCGAAGAAGGCAAGCTGATCGCGCTGATCATCCGGGGTGATCACGAGCTCAACGAAATCAAGGCAAGCCAGCAAGCGCTGGTCGCCAGCCCACTGGTCATGGCGTCCGAAGCCGAGCTGCGTGATGCGATCGGTGCCGGCGCAGGCTCGCTGGGCCCGTTGAATCTGCCGCTGCCCTGCATCATCGACCGTTCGGTCGAGTTGATGAGTGACTTCAGCGTGGGCGCAAATATCGACGACAAGCATTATTTCGGCGTTAACTGGGAGCGTGATCTGCCGGTGCCAACCGTTGCAGACCTGCGTAACGTCGTTGCGGGTGATCCAAGCCCGGATGGCAAGGGCACGCTGGAAATCAAACGCGGCATTGAAGTCGGCCATATCTTCCAGCTGGGCACCAAATACAGCGAAGCGATGAAGTGCCAGGTACTGGGTGAAAACGGCAAACCGGTCAATCTGGCAATGGGCTGCTACGGCATTGGTGTTTCCCGTGTGGTTGCCGCCGCCATCGAGCAAAACAGCGACGAGAACGGAATCATCTGGAACGATACGCTTGCGCCTTTCCAGATCGCACTGATTCCGCTGCGTTACGAAACAGATGCCGTCCGCGAAGCGACCGACCGCCTGTACGCCGAGCTGACTGCCGCCGGTTTCGAAGTGCTGCTGGATGATCGCGACAAGAAAACCAGCCCCGGCATCAAGTTTGCCGATATGGAGCTGATCGGTATTCCACATCGTATCGTGGTCAGCGACCGCGGTCTTGCCGAAGGCAATCTGGAATACAAGAGCCGTACCGAGTCGCAACCGCAAGCCATTGCAGTGGCGGATGTGCTGTCGTTCATCCAGGGTCGCGTGAACCGCTGA